One window of the Eucalyptus grandis isolate ANBG69807.140 chromosome 8, ASM1654582v1, whole genome shotgun sequence genome contains the following:
- the LOC120287539 gene encoding cytochrome P450 CYP82D47-like encodes MAILIELLIILISTWALLMAISLYRSHKSKDHVPEAKGGWPIFGHLPLFGSEDLMHKKLGSMAEKYGPIFAIRLGSHRAIVVSSWEVAKECLTVHDKAFADRVVITATRLMGYNGAMFGLGPYGEYWREMRKIAMTELLSNHRLDSLKHIRVFEVETAIKDLFKAWIEKGKPRSGILVEMKSWLADLMLNISVKMVGGKRYSGSNADCDEAEANKCKRSIRRFSDLFGVLMLSDAIPALGWLDSGGYRRSMDETAKELDVLARGWLEEHRRKRLSCPKDDGEQDFMDLMISALEGRNFPDFDADTVIKATCLNMIIAGTDTLTGAITWALSLLMNNRHALKKAQQELDTHVGKSRPVEESDVKNLTYLQAIVKEALRLYPPAPVNGLRRSMEECTFSTGFRIPAGTRLLLNVWKIQRDERVWSNPDEFRPERFLTTHENVDLRGQNFELIPFGAGRRSCAGTSLALHMLHLVLASLLQSFEISTVSDEAVDMTESPGLSNMKATPLEVMLIPRLDQKAYERDEQENL; translated from the exons ATGGCAATTCTGATTGAGTTGCTGATAATTCTGATCTCAACCTGGGCACTGCTGATGGCCATCTCTCTCTACCGCTCACACAAGTCCAAAGACCATGTGCCCGAAGCCAAAGGTGGTTGGCCTATTTTCGGTCACCTTCCTCTGTTCGGCAGTGAGGACCTGATGCACAAAAAGTTGGGTTCCATGGCCGAAAAGTACGGACCAATTTTTGCCATAAGATTAGGCTCTCATCGAGCGATCGTTGTGAGCAGTTGGGAAGTAGCTAAGGAGTGTCTCACCGTCCACGACAAGGCCTTTGCCGATCGGGTGGTGATCACTGCCACGAGGCTCATGGGCTACAACGGTGCCATGTTCGGCCTTGGTCCTTACGGAGAATACTGGCGAGAGATGCGCAAGATTGCGATGACTGAGCTTCTCTCAAACCACCGGCTTGACTCACTGAAGCACATACGAGTTTTTGAGGTCGAGACAGCAATTAAAGACTTGTTTAAGGCCTGGATCGAAAAGGGTAAGCCCAGAAGTGGGATCCTAGTGGAAATGAAGTCTTGGCTAGCAGACCTGATGCTCAACATATCAGTGAAAATGGTAGGAGGGAAGAGATACAGTGGTTCAAACGCGGACTGTGACGAGGCTGAGGCAAATAAGTGCAAAAGGTCGATCAGGAGATTTTCTGATCTGTTCGGGGTCCTCATGTTGTCAGATGCGATCCCAGCTCTTGGCTGGTTGGACTCAGGTGGCTATAGACGATCGATGGACGAGACAGCGAAAGAGTTGGATGTTTTGGCTCGGGGGTGGCTAGAGGAGCATAGAAGGAAGAGATTGTCCTGCCCCAAAGACGATGGAGAGCAAgatttcatggatttgatgatcAGCGCCCTCGAAGGTCGGAATTTTCCAGATTTTGACGCAGATACAGTTATTAAGGCGACCTGTTTG AACATGATAATAGCGGGGACCGATACTTTGACGGGGGCGATCACCTGGGCGCTATCGCTGCTAATGAACAACCGTCATGCATTGAAGAAGGCGCAACAAGAGCTGGACACCCATGTTGGCAAGAGTAGGCCCGTGGAAGAGTCCGATGTGAAAAACTTGACCTACCTCCAAGCCATCGTCAAGGAAGCACTGCGTTTATATCCACCGGCACCGGTGAACGGCCTTAGAAGGTCCATGGAAGAGTGCACCTTCTCGACTGGCTTTCGCATTCCTGCGG GTACACGTTTGCTGTTGAACGTCTGGAAAATACAGAGGGACGAGCGCGTATGGTCCAATCCGGATGAGTTCCGGCCCGAGAGGTTCCTCACGACACATGAGAATGTGGACTTGAGAGGTCAGAACTTCGAGCTCATTCCCTTCGGCGCGGGGAGGAGGTCCTGCGCCGGAACCTCGCTGGCCCTTCACATGTTGCACTTGGTGCTGGCTAGCTTGCTGCAAAGTTTCGAAATAAGCACGGTCTCGGATGAAGCCGTGGACATGACGGAGAGCCCTGGCTTGTCGAATATGAAGGCGACCCCGCTTGAAGTCATGCTCATTCCACGCCTCGATCAGAAGGCTTATGAAAGGGACGAGCAGGAGAATTTGTGA